One region of Enterobacter ludwigii genomic DNA includes:
- a CDS encoding ankyrin repeat domain-containing protein: MELVISLLQKGLLEKALDLAISESFFNARSPDDIKKALKIGYDINAVNSNGNNAIFACRTLEAMDCLLSYGINIHHINGHGQNALFHQKNPEILKKLIELGLDTSHTDTNGYTCIFEHYRNAEGLTELINAGCDINHIDKKGMNILFMPLSPEVLSVAIDAGCNVNQIDHSGKGFIENVYDYELHDIILSHIDKFDRRTLHVDFCDLDSAFFLYYLSEHGFKIELNKDHFTINSYIGDYKEILSILDFISEIHDIHFYKYKGGPLYKDINKRIVKWMIRNNLLVDLSKINKHKDYEEINSYKIRREQKEISRHLKPAKSISATVKNGGRL, from the coding sequence ATGGAATTAGTCATATCCTTATTACAAAAGGGATTATTAGAAAAGGCATTAGACCTTGCCATTTCTGAATCATTCTTCAATGCAAGATCACCTGATGATATAAAGAAAGCTTTAAAAATAGGCTATGACATTAATGCTGTTAACAGTAACGGCAACAATGCCATTTTTGCCTGCAGAACCCTGGAAGCCATGGATTGCCTGCTCAGTTATGGAATTAATATACACCATATCAACGGACATGGGCAAAATGCGCTCTTTCATCAAAAAAATCCAGAAATACTGAAGAAACTGATTGAACTGGGTTTAGACACCTCGCATACGGATACTAATGGCTACACATGCATTTTTGAACATTACAGGAATGCTGAAGGATTGACAGAATTAATTAATGCTGGTTGTGATATAAATCACATCGATAAAAAAGGAATGAATATTCTCTTCATGCCCCTTTCCCCGGAAGTTTTATCCGTAGCAATAGATGCTGGATGCAATGTCAATCAAATTGATCATTCAGGGAAAGGATTTATTGAAAATGTATATGATTATGAATTACATGATATCATTCTCTCGCATATTGATAAATTTGACAGAAGAACGCTGCATGTAGATTTTTGTGATCTCGACTCAGCCTTTTTCTTGTATTACCTTTCTGAACATGGATTCAAAATAGAACTTAATAAAGACCATTTCACCATTAACAGTTACATTGGTGATTATAAAGAAATCTTATCCATACTTGATTTCATCAGTGAAATTCATGATATTCACTTCTATAAATATAAAGGCGGCCCTCTCTATAAAGATATCAACAAGCGAATTGTAAAGTGGATGATAAGAAATAATCTCTTGGTTGATTTATCAAAAATAAATAAACACAAGGATTATGAAGAAATTAATTCATACAAAATCCGTCGAGAACAGAAAGAAATCTCCAGGCATTTAAAACCTGCTAAAAGTATATCTGCAACAGTCAAAAACGGCGGAAGATTGTGA